A genomic window from Exiguobacterium acetylicum DSM 20416 includes:
- the pyrR gene encoding bifunctional pyr operon transcriptional regulator/uracil phosphoribosyltransferase PyrR, translated as MKPAVILDEAAIGRALTRIAHEIIERNKGIHDLMIVGIKTRGETLARRLAKRIEQIEGKPVLLGVVDISMYRDDLSKRSLEPEIKGSDLPEDITGKIVVLVDDVLYTGRTVRAAMDALVDHGRPSMIQLAVLVDRGHRELPIRPDFIGKNVPTSREEQVVVALSEVDEADQVFIKR; from the coding sequence ATGAAACCAGCCGTCATCTTAGATGAAGCCGCGATTGGACGTGCACTGACACGGATCGCCCATGAAATCATCGAACGAAACAAAGGGATTCATGATTTGATGATCGTCGGAATCAAGACGCGTGGCGAGACACTCGCTCGTCGCCTTGCGAAGCGAATCGAACAAATCGAAGGAAAACCGGTCTTACTCGGTGTCGTCGACATCTCGATGTACCGGGATGACTTGTCGAAACGAAGTTTAGAACCAGAAATCAAAGGTTCTGATTTACCGGAAGACATCACCGGGAAAATCGTCGTCCTCGTTGACGATGTCCTCTACACAGGACGCACCGTTCGCGCCGCGATGGACGCGCTCGTCGACCACGGAAGACCAAGTATGATTCAACTCGCTGTCCTCGTCGACCGCGGACATCGGGAGTTACCGATTCGACCAGATTTCATCGGTAAGAACGTCCCGACATCCCGTGAGGAACAAGTCGTCGTCGCGCTTTCTGAAGTCGATGAAGCCGATCAAGTATTCATTAAACGCTAA
- a CDS encoding RluA family pseudouridine synthase has translation MNEVETWSVQADGATGRIDKWLAEQNDWSRSQVQEWLKAGRVEVDGRVVKPNYKLSGTESIVVHIPEAVELEILPEDIPLDVVYEDSDVIVVNKPKGMVVHPAAGHVSGTLVNALLHHCQDLSGINGVKRPGIVHQIDKDTSGLLMVAKNDLAHESLAHQLKEKTTERLYIALVHGEIPHELGTIEAPIGRDKNDRQRMTVTDKNSKSAVTHFRVLDRYEGFTVVECKLETGRTHQIRVHMRYIGFPLAGDPKYGPRKTMKMNGQALHAAVLGFEHPRTGEWMRFEAPLSEEMTFEIGQLKKLELES, from the coding sequence GCGACAGGGCGCATTGATAAATGGCTCGCAGAACAAAACGATTGGTCGCGTTCGCAAGTACAGGAATGGTTGAAAGCGGGACGTGTCGAAGTCGATGGTCGTGTTGTCAAACCGAACTATAAATTATCGGGAACGGAATCGATTGTCGTTCATATCCCGGAAGCGGTGGAGCTCGAGATCTTACCGGAAGACATCCCACTTGATGTCGTCTATGAGGACTCGGACGTCATCGTCGTCAACAAACCAAAAGGGATGGTCGTTCACCCGGCGGCAGGTCATGTCTCAGGAACGCTCGTCAACGCCTTATTACACCACTGTCAAGATCTCTCAGGCATCAATGGCGTCAAACGTCCAGGAATCGTTCACCAGATCGATAAGGATACGTCAGGTCTCTTGATGGTCGCTAAGAACGACTTAGCGCATGAATCGCTCGCGCATCAATTAAAAGAGAAGACGACAGAACGTCTTTACATCGCGCTCGTACACGGTGAAATCCCGCACGAACTCGGAACAATCGAAGCACCAATCGGACGCGATAAGAACGACCGTCAACGGATGACGGTAACGGATAAGAATTCAAAGTCTGCCGTAACCCATTTCCGTGTGCTTGATCGGTACGAAGGCTTTACGGTCGTTGAATGTAAACTTGAAACAGGACGGACACACCAAATCCGTGTCCATATGCGTTATATCGGTTTCCCGCTTGCAGGTGACCCGAAATATGGTCCACGCAAGACGATGAAAATGAACGGTCAAGCCTTGCATGCTGCGGTTCTCGGTTTCGAACATCCACGCACAGGCGAGTGGATGCGGTTTGAAGCACCACTCTCAGAAGAGATGACATTTGAAATCGGTCAATTGAAAAAACTTGAATTAGAGTCTTGA